CATTTGTACTAACATATTTGATAGCCCAATTAAATAGAGTATGACCAAATAAATTAGGAACTATCGCTAATAAAATGAACCATACCCAATCCATTGTAGGATATGGACCAAAAGATTCGCCTTTAATAAGAACATATGCAAATAACGTAATTGTACTAACAACATAAACTAGCATCGTGTAAGTCACAAGAGATAATCTTTTACGTACATCCTGACCAAATAAAAGGTAAGCTGTAACGAGAGCACATGCAATTAGAGCGAGTATATCTCCATAGAACGCCGCTCCACTGAGCTTAAAATCTCCCCAGCTAATTAAAACACTACCAACAATAGCGATAGTACCTGCAAAAATGGTTTTCATCGTAATTTTCTCTTTAAAGAAAAAATAAGTACCAACAAATGCAAACAATGGCTGTAATGTGACCAGCACTGTAGAGCTTGCGACAGATGTGTAATTTAGTGATTCAAACCACAAAATAAAATGGAATGCTAAGAAAATACCCGCAATAGATGAGAATAACCAATCTCTTTTTGATAATTGTCGTAACTCTTTTGTGTATTTCCAAAAAAACAAGGGGGCCATAATCAAAACCGAAAATAACATACGATAAAATGCAATAATGCCTGCTTCTGCATTTGCTAATTTTACAAAAATAGCTGACAAGGATACAGAAATAACACCAATAAAAATTGGGATGTATGGATTGATTTTAGGGTTCTCCATAAAACATCACCTCCACTAAAAAAATACTTATACTTACATACTTTCGTGATGTACAATACAAAAAAGTAATGCACATATAATAATGACAGCTTGCATATCTCTTAGCAATACGAAATAACTGTGGAGGGTTGCGTATGGAAACATTATTAGGAAATATGATTACATATGAAGTTGGCATAAAATTAGTGATTGCAGCCACATTAAGTTTAGTAATCGGTATTGAAAGGGAATTAAAAAAGAAACCAGTAGGATTAAAAACAAGCTTAGTCATTGCAACATTTAGCTGTCTATTAACCATAATTTCAATTGAAACCGCGTACTCCACGCCACCAAGGTCAGACATTAATATCACAATGGACCCTCTTCGCTTGGCAGCTCAGGTAGTCAGTGGCATTGGATTTCTTGGAGCAGGTGTAATTTTAAGACGTGGAAACGATAGTATCTCAGGTCTAACAACTGCTGCAATGATTTGGGGAGCTGCTGGAATCGGTATTGCCGTTGGTGCGGGATTCTATATGGATGCAACATTAGCTGTTATTATTATTGTTTTTGGAATTGAGGTTTTATCGCCTTTCCTAATGAAAATAGGACCAAAACGAATTCGTATGCGAGAAGTATCATTGAAGGTGCAGATTTACAATGATGAGAAAACGGAAGCCTTTTTACAATTTCTAAAAGAAAACAATATTATTATCGAGAACATCCGCATTAAAGATGTTCCAAATAATGATGATGTTTTACACGAATTAGATTTACGTCTATCATTAATCGTTTCTGATAACCTACTGTCATTTTACCGTTCATTGCGTGCCTTATCTTATATAGAAAAAATCGAAATGGAAATTTTAAACTAGTTGGAGGATTCAACGATGGCAGAAATATTAAAACTATTAAAAGACGGTAACAAACCCTCCCTTTTGGCTGCAGGTGTAAATGCATTTTTAGGATTAATTAAAGGTATTGCGTTTTTCTTTACAGGCAATGTCGCCATGTTTGCTGAAATGATGCACTCACTTGGCGATGCAGCAAACCAATTTTTTGTGTACATTGGCTCTGCTCTCTCAAAAAAGGCACCAACAAAACAGTTCCCTAGTGGCTTTGGACGAATAGTCAATTTGGTTTGTCTTTTTGCGGTAATTATTGTGGCTATTCTTTCTTATGAAACTGTCAAAGAGGGCTGGCATCATTTTATCCATCCTACAGGTGAATCTAAAGGAATGCTTATAGCACTTGGTGTACTTTTTATCGGGATTATTTTAGAAGG
This genomic stretch from Lysinibacillus pakistanensis harbors:
- a CDS encoding DMT family transporter — protein: MENPKINPYIPIFIGVISVSLSAIFVKLANAEAGIIAFYRMLFSVLIMAPLFFWKYTKELRQLSKRDWLFSSIAGIFLAFHFILWFESLNYTSVASSTVLVTLQPLFAFVGTYFFFKEKITMKTIFAGTIAIVGSVLISWGDFKLSGAAFYGDILALIACALVTAYLLFGQDVRKRLSLVTYTMLVYVVSTITLFAYVLIKGESFGPYPTMDWVWFILLAIVPNLFGHTLFNWAIKYVSTNVVSIAILFEPIGAAILALLIFKEYLIVTQLIGGLIVIMGILLFVIDEKKILKFFSKNA
- a CDS encoding MgtC/SapB family protein; the encoded protein is METLLGNMITYEVGIKLVIAATLSLVIGIERELKKKPVGLKTSLVIATFSCLLTIISIETAYSTPPRSDINITMDPLRLAAQVVSGIGFLGAGVILRRGNDSISGLTTAAMIWGAAGIGIAVGAGFYMDATLAVIIIVFGIEVLSPFLMKIGPKRIRMREVSLKVQIYNDEKTEAFLQFLKENNIIIENIRIKDVPNNDDVLHELDLRLSLIVSDNLLSFYRSLRALSYIEKIEMEILN